A window from Camelus bactrianus isolate YW-2024 breed Bactrian camel chromosome 23, ASM4877302v1, whole genome shotgun sequence encodes these proteins:
- the SERTAD4 gene encoding SERTA domain-containing protein 4: protein MTLVLSMNRFCEPIVSEGAAEIAGYQTLWEADSYGGPSPPGPAQAPLQGDRGAGPPLPGAHYRGISNPITTSKITYFKRKYVEEEDFHPPLSSCSHKTISIFEERAHILYMSLEKLKFIDDPEVYLRRSVLINNLMKRIHGEIIMQNNWCFPACSFNGPSAQEWFMAQDCPYRKRPRMAKEECEKFHACCFYQECGGHYLNLPLSVNANVGSASTTASSSSSSSASSSSSSSPPLPLPSCSHQVDFDVGSAPIYKGDGQIPASEIFVTNVRSLGVQEKAKLNDEKASNDTNRDGGPLRHEPVGNDLDFECKGQFYDYFETEYNEKNNVSESWKKSLRKKEPSPSNKLCCNKGSKI, encoded by the exons ATGACTCTGGTTCTGTCCATGAATAGATTCTGCGAGCCCATTGTCTCGGAAGGAGCTGCAGAAATTGCCGGGTACCAGACACTATGGGAGGCTGACAGCTACGGAGGCCCGAGCCCCCCAGGGCCAGCACAGGCTCCTCTGCAGGGAGACCGGGGAGCTGGTCCCCCGCTGCCAG GAGCACATTACAGGGGAATTTCAAATCCTATAACAACATCCAAGATCACATACTTTAAGAGGAAGTATGTGGAAGAAGAGGATTTTCACCCACCACTCAGCAGCTGTAGCCATAAA acCATCTCAATTTTTGAGGAACGAGCCCACATCCTTTATATGTCCTTAGAAAAGCTAAAGTTTATCGATGATCCTGAAGTGTACCTCCGAAGATCTGTCCTTATAAACAATTTGATGAAAAGGATCCATGGAGAAATTATCATGCAGAATAACTGGTGCTTTCCCGCCTGCTCTTTCAATGGCCCCTCGGCCCAGGAGTGGTTCATGGCTCAAGACTGTCCTTACCGAAAACGACCTCGGATGGCCAAAGAGGAGTGTGAAAAGTTTCACGCCTGCTGCTTTTACCAAGAATGTGGTGGTCACTACCTAAATTTACCCCTTTCTGTCAATGCTAATGTCGGAAGTGCCTCCACCAcggcctcctcttcctcctcctcctctgcctcctcgtcttcctcttcctctccccctctgccTTTACCGAGTTGTTCCCACCAGGTGGATTTCGATGTAGGGAGTGCACCTATTTACAAGGGTGATGGCCAGATACCTGCCAGTGAAATCTTTGTCACTAATGTCAGGTCACTTGGTGTTCAGGAAAAGGCCAAATTAAATGATGAGAAAGCAAGTAATGACACCAACAGGGATGGTGGCCCCCTACGCCATGAACCTGTGGGAAATGACCTTGATTTTGAGTGCAAAGGccaattttatgattattttgagactgaatataatgaaaaaaacaatGTAAGTGAGTCTTGGAAAAAGTCCTTAAGGAAAAAGGAGCCTTCACCAAGTAACAAACTGTGCTGCAACAAAGGAAGTAAAATATGA